One window of Hylemonella gracilis genomic DNA carries:
- a CDS encoding gamma-glutamyltransferase family protein: MRPLRRDLLARAPILSPRVARLALLLALFALHPVARSQQKGDDKPWNGKYYAVATANPLATDTGYAMLRAGGSAMDAAIAAQMVLTLVEPQASGIGGGAFLLHHDGQITESYDGRETAPSDVDEDLFLDAQRKPLGFAEASIGGRAVGAPGLLRMLELAHGQHGRLPWKQLFEPAIALAEQGFPVSPRLHTQLSEPNALRQDPVAAAYFFDSAGQPWPVGHKLRNPELAAVLRRIANGGANAFYRGEQADDIAPAIVRKVRGHPRNPGHLSLTDLAEYEALVRPPLCFVYQARNSPDSKPRRGASATRDVQICGMPPPSSGTLALGQIFGILARTPAATLPMQRKPPKPHAGPLPSAEWLHLYAEAARLAMADRALYVADPDYVPPPGPSWMALLEPDYLAERAKLMNLSPRAPRMKEAPAGIPMSVERNSEDQGLAPYAGLGRETGARPRLAPMPAQPEYGTSHISIVDGQGHALAMTSSVEAVWGAQVMVNRGQGLVGGFLLNNQLTDFSFVPRGSAGTDVVIANRVEPRKRPRSSMTPLLVFSRPRGELLFSGGSPGGASIIHYTGKMLYGVLHWGLDVQQAINLPNFAVLSASNDAPVLLEQGRFPPATLKSLQRRGHTVHEQALTSGLQAIEVLGNGRLQGGADPRREGTVRGE; this comes from the coding sequence ATGCGACCACTTCGCCGCGATCTCCTGGCCCGCGCGCCCATCCTGTCCCCGCGCGTGGCTCGCTTGGCCTTGCTGCTGGCCTTGTTCGCATTGCATCCGGTGGCTCGGAGCCAGCAGAAAGGCGACGACAAGCCCTGGAATGGCAAGTACTACGCCGTGGCCACGGCCAACCCGCTGGCCACCGACACTGGCTACGCCATGCTGCGCGCGGGAGGCAGCGCGATGGACGCCGCGATCGCCGCGCAAATGGTGCTGACGCTGGTCGAGCCACAGGCCAGCGGCATCGGCGGCGGCGCCTTCCTGTTGCACCACGACGGACAGATCACGGAGAGCTACGACGGCCGGGAAACCGCGCCCTCCGACGTGGACGAAGACCTCTTTCTCGATGCGCAACGCAAGCCCCTGGGCTTTGCCGAGGCGTCCATCGGTGGACGCGCCGTGGGCGCGCCCGGGCTGCTGCGCATGCTGGAGCTGGCCCACGGCCAGCATGGTCGCCTGCCCTGGAAACAGCTGTTCGAGCCTGCCATCGCGCTGGCCGAGCAAGGTTTTCCGGTGAGTCCACGCCTGCACACGCAACTGAGTGAGCCCAATGCCTTGCGGCAAGACCCGGTGGCCGCGGCCTATTTCTTCGACAGCGCGGGCCAGCCCTGGCCGGTGGGACACAAGCTGCGCAACCCGGAGCTGGCAGCCGTGCTGCGGCGCATCGCCAACGGAGGTGCCAACGCCTTCTATCGGGGCGAGCAGGCGGACGACATCGCGCCCGCCATCGTGCGCAAGGTGCGCGGGCACCCGCGCAACCCAGGCCATCTCTCCCTGACCGACTTGGCGGAGTACGAAGCGCTGGTGCGCCCGCCCCTGTGCTTCGTCTATCAGGCCCGCAACAGCCCCGACAGCAAGCCACGGCGCGGTGCCAGCGCAACGCGCGACGTGCAAATCTGCGGCATGCCGCCCCCCAGTTCCGGCACGCTGGCACTGGGCCAGATCTTCGGCATCCTGGCGCGCACGCCCGCCGCAACGCTGCCCATGCAACGCAAGCCGCCCAAGCCCCATGCGGGACCGCTGCCTTCCGCCGAATGGCTGCACCTGTATGCAGAGGCCGCCCGCCTTGCCATGGCAGACCGCGCCCTTTACGTGGCCGACCCGGATTACGTGCCCCCGCCCGGCCCCAGCTGGATGGCATTGCTCGAACCGGACTACCTTGCCGAGCGCGCCAAGCTGATGAACCTCAGCCCCCGCGCACCACGCATGAAGGAAGCCCCCGCGGGCATCCCCATGAGCGTCGAACGCAACAGCGAGGACCAGGGCCTCGCGCCCTACGCCGGATTGGGCCGCGAAACCGGCGCCCGACCGAGGCTGGCCCCCATGCCGGCACAGCCGGAGTACGGCACCAGCCACATCAGCATCGTCGACGGCCAGGGCCACGCGCTGGCCATGACCAGCAGTGTCGAGGCCGTCTGGGGCGCGCAGGTCATGGTCAACCGCGGACAAGGTCTGGTGGGAGGGTTCCTGCTCAACAACCAGCTCACCGACTTCAGCTTCGTGCCCCGAGGCAGCGCAGGCACGGACGTGGTGATCGCCAACCGCGTGGAGCCCCGCAAGCGCCCCCGTTCGTCCATGACGCCGCTGCTGGTGTTCAGCCGTCCGCGTGGGGAATTGCTGTTCTCCGGCGGCAGCCCGGGCGGTGCGTCCATCATCCACTACACCGGCAAGATGCTCTACGGCGTGCTGCACTGGGGCCTGGACGTCCAGCAAGCCATCAATCTGCCCAACTTCGCGGTGCTGTCCGCCAGTAACGACGCACCCGTGTTGCTGGAACAAGGTCGTTTTCCGCCCGCCACGCTCAAATCCTTGCAGCGGCGCGGTCACACGGTGCACGAGCAGGCCCTGACGAGTGGACTGCAAGCCATCGAGGTGCTGGGCAACGGGCGACTGCAAGGCGGTGCCGACCCTCGGCGTGAAGGCACGGTTCGAGGAGAGTAG
- the dusA gene encoding tRNA dihydrouridine(20/20a) synthase DusA has translation MCVAPMIDWTDRHCRYFHRQLSRRARLYTEMITTGALLHGDVGRHLRFDASEHPVALQLGGSEPADLAACARLGEQWGYDEVNLNCGCPSERVQRGAFGACLMAEPRLVADCVKAMRDALQNPERVPVTVKHRVGIDRVESYDFVRDFVGAVAEAGCTTFVVHARNAWLKGLSPKENREIPPLRYEFVHRLKRDFPALAVVINGGLTSDAQVQEHLQGVASPQDATAPIVGEQVPLDGVMVGREAYHNPWWLASWDRLYFGEPGPAQSREDVEARMVDYMVRVQAEEGLGWYGIARHMLGLRHGLPGARRWRQVWSDHRLKAEDPRHVMALAHGAADIAQSAVA, from the coding sequence ATGTGTGTCGCGCCCATGATCGACTGGACCGATCGGCATTGCCGCTATTTCCATCGCCAGTTGAGTCGACGCGCGCGTCTGTACACCGAGATGATCACCACCGGCGCGCTGCTGCATGGCGACGTCGGGCGGCATTTGCGCTTCGATGCCTCGGAACACCCCGTGGCATTGCAACTGGGCGGCAGCGAACCGGCGGATCTTGCGGCCTGTGCGCGGCTGGGAGAGCAATGGGGTTATGACGAGGTCAACCTGAATTGCGGCTGCCCCAGCGAGCGCGTGCAGCGCGGCGCCTTCGGCGCCTGCCTGATGGCCGAGCCCCGGCTGGTGGCCGATTGCGTCAAAGCCATGCGCGACGCGCTCCAGAATCCAGAGCGGGTGCCCGTGACAGTGAAGCACCGCGTGGGGATTGATCGTGTCGAGAGCTACGACTTCGTGCGCGATTTCGTGGGCGCCGTCGCCGAGGCAGGCTGCACCACCTTCGTCGTCCACGCCCGCAACGCCTGGCTCAAAGGCCTGAGCCCCAAGGAAAACCGCGAGATTCCCCCGCTGCGCTACGAATTCGTGCACCGGCTCAAGCGGGACTTCCCTGCGCTTGCCGTCGTCATCAACGGCGGCCTCACGAGCGATGCGCAGGTACAGGAACATCTGCAGGGCGTCGCTTCGCCGCAGGATGCGACGGCCCCTATCGTCGGCGAGCAGGTCCCTCTGGACGGCGTGATGGTCGGCCGCGAGGCCTACCACAACCCCTGGTGGCTGGCGTCCTGGGACCGCCTTTACTTCGGCGAACCGGGGCCTGCCCAGTCACGCGAGGACGTCGAGGCGCGCATGGTCGACTACATGGTGCGCGTGCAGGCCGAGGAAGGCCTGGGCTGGTACGGCATCGCACGCCACATGCTCGGCTTGCGCCATGGCCTGCCGGGCGCGCGCCGCTGGCGGCAGGTGTGGAGCGACCATCGCCTGAAAGCCGAGGACCCGCGGCATGTGATGGCCCTGGCGCACGGCGCAGCGGATATCGCGCAAAGCGCGGTGGCGTGA
- a CDS encoding LysR family transcriptional regulator, with product MDRLQAMRVFERVVDEGGFAAAARSLDMSAPVVTRLVADLESQLGTRLLQRSTRRVSLTEAGQSYLDRVRHILQDVDEADAAAGSHATELAGVLRLHAQPLLASFLLAPLISEFRQRHPRIHFDIEADFVGSASIENFDITLMVTDERFDGDVVARKVVESEMILIASPRYLARCGTPQTPAELSGHDLLRLRPRPGDRPRMVRMWQPEAPEEVMEIQPRPAFTSNHVDTLLQAVLSEAGIGSMAVDLVAPYLARGDLVRVLQPWVTGRAVVYAALPSRKFMPRRTRVFLDYLVEETRKQQAEVATLLGCPQGKL from the coding sequence ATGGATCGCCTGCAGGCAATGAGGGTGTTTGAGCGCGTGGTGGACGAGGGCGGATTCGCGGCTGCCGCACGATCCCTGGACATGTCGGCGCCGGTGGTGACCCGCCTGGTCGCCGATCTGGAGTCGCAGCTCGGCACGCGCCTGTTGCAACGGTCCACCCGCCGTGTCTCGCTGACCGAGGCTGGCCAGTCCTACCTTGACAGGGTGCGACACATCCTGCAGGACGTGGACGAGGCCGATGCGGCGGCCGGCTCCCATGCCACGGAACTGGCGGGCGTGCTGCGCCTGCATGCCCAACCCCTGCTGGCGAGTTTCCTGCTCGCGCCTTTGATCAGCGAATTTCGCCAGCGCCACCCCCGCATCCACTTCGACATCGAGGCGGATTTCGTCGGCAGCGCATCCATCGAGAACTTCGACATCACGTTGATGGTCACCGACGAGCGGTTCGACGGCGATGTGGTGGCGCGCAAGGTCGTCGAAAGCGAGATGATCCTGATCGCCTCGCCCCGCTACCTGGCCCGCTGCGGCACGCCGCAGACTCCGGCGGAACTGAGCGGCCACGATCTCCTGCGCTTGCGGCCCAGGCCGGGTGACCGGCCGCGCATGGTCCGCATGTGGCAGCCCGAGGCGCCGGAAGAGGTCATGGAGATCCAGCCTCGGCCTGCTTTCACCTCCAACCATGTCGACACCCTGTTGCAGGCCGTGCTCAGTGAGGCTGGCATCGGCTCCATGGCCGTCGATCTGGTGGCACCTTATCTGGCGCGGGGTGATCTGGTGCGCGTGCTGCAGCCCTGGGTCACTGGCCGTGCCGTGGTGTATGCCGCCCTGCCCAGTCGCAAGTTCATGCCCCGGCGCACGCGGGTCTTTCTCGATTACCTGGTGGAGGAAACCCGCAAACAGCAGGCCGAGGTCGCCACGCTGCTGGGTTGCCCGCAGGGTAAACTTTGA
- a CDS encoding DUF4148 domain-containing protein codes for MNRSYASLSAIALAALLATPAFADTDAPAKTRAQVRAELAEAIRTGDILSNDDSNLKLNEQRPDLYAHPAVASKSRAQVLAELAQAVRSGDIVAAGSEDGLKLNEQRPDLYPQVATTGKSRAEVRAELAEAVRSGDIVVGSEGNVTLNQLFPGFYTQKAAVRMQAAQAESTRATRM; via the coding sequence ATGAACCGCTCTTACGCCTCTCTCTCCGCCATCGCACTGGCCGCTCTGCTGGCCACCCCGGCCTTCGCCGACACCGATGCCCCCGCCAAGACCCGCGCCCAGGTCCGCGCCGAACTGGCCGAAGCCATTCGCACGGGTGACATCCTGTCCAATGACGACAGCAACCTCAAGCTGAATGAACAACGCCCTGATCTCTACGCACACCCCGCCGTAGCCAGCAAGAGCCGCGCACAGGTGCTGGCCGAGCTGGCCCAGGCCGTGCGCAGCGGTGACATCGTCGCGGCAGGCAGTGAAGATGGCTTGAAGCTGAACGAACAACGCCCGGACCTGTACCCGCAAGTCGCCACCACGGGCAAGAGCCGCGCCGAAGTCCGTGCCGAACTGGCTGAAGCCGTGCGCAGCGGCGACATCGTGGTCGGCAGCGAAGGCAATGTGACGCTGAACCAGCTTTTCCCGGGCTTCTACACGCAGAAGGCGGCCGTGCGCATGCAAGCGGCTCAGGCCGAATCGACGCGCGCCACGCGCATGTGA
- the phaR gene encoding polyhydroxyalkanoate synthesis repressor PhaR, translating to MKTGPASADAQPEPGPRAGAADAAEASSAGPERVIKKYPNRRLYDTQTSSYITLVEVKQLVMAQQPFVVRDAKSGDDLTRSILLQIILEEEAGGTPLFSTQMLGQIIRFYGHAMQGWMGGYLEKNIQTLHEMQTRMTALGMAQNMAKSVEDSTQRYLQAQEQMQRQVQDQMQKQTEQMLGLFAAMRRNPGR from the coding sequence ATGAAAACCGGCCCTGCCAGCGCTGATGCCCAGCCCGAACCCGGCCCCAGGGCTGGCGCCGCCGATGCCGCCGAGGCCTCATCGGCCGGACCGGAGCGGGTCATCAAGAAGTACCCCAATCGGCGCCTCTACGACACGCAGACGTCCAGCTACATCACCCTGGTCGAGGTCAAGCAGCTCGTGATGGCGCAGCAGCCCTTCGTGGTGCGCGACGCCAAGAGCGGGGACGATCTGACGCGCAGCATCCTGCTGCAGATCATCCTGGAGGAAGAGGCTGGGGGAACGCCCCTGTTTTCCACGCAGATGCTGGGCCAGATCATCCGTTTCTATGGTCATGCGATGCAGGGCTGGATGGGGGGCTACCTCGAGAAGAACATCCAGACCTTGCATGAGATGCAGACCCGCATGACGGCCCTGGGCATGGCGCAGAACATGGCCAAGAGCGTGGAAGACTCCACCCAGCGCTACCTGCAGGCGCAGGAGCAGATGCAGCGCCAGGTTCAGGACCAGATGCAGAAGCAAACCGAGCAGATGCTGGGTCTGTTCGCGGCCATGCGGCGCAATCCCGGACGCTGA
- the dnaE gene encoding DNA polymerase III subunit alpha, with the protein MSTPSFSHLRLHTEFSVVDGATRVDDVVDAAAKDGQPALAITDLNNLFGAIKFYKAARGKGVKPLIGVEILLEGLGADAQVTSRLLLLVQNKQGYLNLSELLARAWTSNVHKAQAIVKLAWLKELHEGLIVLSGAQAGAVGQALVQGDTARAHDVALQFATLFPHRFYLELQRAGRSDDEAHVGAAVQLASRLKLPVVATHPVQFLTEDDYEAHEARVCIAEGEILGNPRRVRRFTREQYFKSAAQMQALFADIPSALANTLEIAKRCNLTLTLGKPQLPNFPIPGGLSIEDYFRKASLEGLEDRLALLYPDATKRDAERPRYLERLEFEINTILKMGFPGYFLIVGDFIQWAKANGCPVGPGRGSGAGSLVAYALKITDLDPLAYKLLFERFLNPERVSMPDFDIDFCQANRDRVIEYVKERYGREAVSQIATFGTMAARAAIRDVGRVMDMSYTFCDGISKLIPNKPGQHITIDGALKEVPELAERQAKEDEVKNLLELAQKLEGMTRNVGMHAGGVLIAPGKLTDFCPLYQQPGSDAAVSQYDKDDVEAVGLVKFDFLGLATLTILEIAREFIMKRHPGQEHFNFESIPLDDKATYQLFQDGKTEAVFQFESRGMQGMLRDAKPTRLEDLIALNALYRPGPMDLIPSFVARKHGREEIEYPHPLVADMLSETYGIMVYQEQVMQTAQILGGYSLGGADLLRRAMGKKKAEEMAQHREIFRKGAAGNGIAQDKADEIFDLMEKFAGYGFNKSHAAAYSLLAYHTAWLKVHYTAEFFCANMTVEMDDTDKLKVLFEDAQKMGMRFEPPDVNRGHYRFEPVSDSVIRYGLGAVKGTGQQAIEAIVKAREEDGPFKSLYDFCNRVDRARINKRTVEALIKAGAFDSLNLNRAALLASIDRAFDFATATAANANQGGLFDLTADDGADAHGSSTQEPELVEALPWGVKERLSHEKTAVGFYFSGHLFDEVAHEVRRFAKRELAELIDTREPQLLAGIVSDLRVINGQRGRLALFKLDDKSVALDARVDEALLNANKNLLKDDELVVVMAKVMPDRFSGGLQLNVTQLWSLEAARCRFGKYLSVAVNLSSGRYPDVRRLLTDHPPQREMTEQGELLRGLPVRFTLKVGSEAIGTYQSALKMEDEKTRFYPSDAALAGWMAEADQGKAVVVYE; encoded by the coding sequence ATGTCCACGCCCAGCTTCTCCCACCTCCGCCTCCACACCGAGTTCTCCGTCGTCGATGGTGCCACCCGCGTGGACGATGTGGTGGATGCCGCCGCGAAAGACGGGCAACCCGCGCTGGCCATCACCGACCTCAACAACCTGTTCGGGGCCATCAAGTTCTACAAGGCTGCGCGCGGCAAAGGTGTCAAACCGCTGATCGGCGTGGAGATCCTGCTCGAAGGCCTGGGGGCCGATGCGCAGGTGACGAGTCGACTGCTGTTGCTGGTGCAGAACAAGCAGGGCTACCTCAACCTCAGCGAGCTGCTGGCACGCGCCTGGACCAGCAACGTCCACAAGGCGCAGGCCATCGTCAAGCTGGCCTGGCTGAAGGAACTGCACGAAGGCTTGATCGTGCTGTCCGGCGCGCAAGCCGGGGCCGTGGGTCAGGCCCTGGTGCAAGGCGACACGGCCCGCGCCCATGATGTGGCCTTGCAGTTCGCCACCCTCTTTCCGCACCGCTTCTACCTGGAGCTGCAGCGCGCGGGGCGCTCGGACGACGAAGCGCATGTGGGCGCCGCCGTGCAGTTGGCTTCCCGGCTGAAGTTACCCGTGGTCGCCACACATCCGGTGCAGTTTCTCACCGAGGACGACTATGAGGCGCATGAAGCCCGTGTCTGCATTGCCGAGGGCGAAATCCTCGGCAACCCGCGGCGTGTGCGCCGCTTCACGCGGGAGCAGTATTTCAAGAGCGCCGCGCAGATGCAGGCGCTGTTCGCCGACATTCCTTCGGCACTCGCCAACACGTTGGAAATCGCCAAGCGCTGCAACCTCACGCTGACCCTGGGCAAGCCGCAGTTGCCCAACTTCCCGATCCCGGGCGGCCTGTCCATCGAAGACTATTTCCGCAAGGCTTCGCTCGAAGGCCTGGAGGATCGCTTGGCCCTGCTCTATCCGGACGCGACCAAGCGCGACGCCGAGCGTCCGCGCTATCTGGAACGGCTGGAATTCGAGATCAACACGATCCTGAAGATGGGCTTCCCCGGCTACTTCCTGATCGTGGGCGACTTCATCCAGTGGGCCAAGGCGAATGGCTGCCCCGTGGGACCGGGCCGCGGCTCGGGCGCGGGCTCGCTGGTGGCCTACGCGCTCAAGATCACCGACCTGGATCCGCTCGCCTACAAGCTGCTGTTCGAGCGCTTCCTGAATCCCGAGCGCGTCTCGATGCCCGACTTCGACATCGACTTCTGCCAGGCCAACCGCGACCGCGTGATCGAGTACGTGAAGGAGCGCTACGGCCGCGAGGCCGTGAGCCAGATCGCCACCTTCGGCACCATGGCCGCGCGCGCCGCCATCCGCGACGTGGGGCGCGTGATGGACATGAGCTACACCTTCTGCGACGGCATCAGCAAGCTGATCCCCAACAAGCCAGGCCAGCACATCACCATCGACGGCGCGCTCAAGGAAGTCCCCGAGCTCGCCGAGCGCCAGGCCAAGGAAGACGAGGTCAAAAACCTGCTGGAACTGGCGCAGAAGCTCGAGGGCATGACCCGCAACGTCGGCATGCACGCGGGCGGTGTGCTGATCGCGCCCGGCAAGCTCACCGACTTCTGCCCGCTCTACCAGCAGCCCGGCAGCGACGCGGCCGTGAGCCAGTACGACAAGGACGACGTGGAGGCCGTGGGCCTGGTGAAGTTCGACTTTCTGGGCCTGGCCACGCTGACCATCCTGGAGATCGCGCGCGAATTCATCATGAAGCGGCACCCGGGCCAGGAGCACTTCAATTTCGAGAGCATCCCGCTGGACGACAAGGCCACCTACCAGCTGTTCCAGGACGGCAAGACAGAAGCCGTGTTCCAGTTTGAAAGCCGCGGCATGCAGGGCATGTTGCGCGACGCCAAACCCACGCGGCTGGAAGACCTGATCGCCCTCAACGCGCTGTACCGCCCCGGCCCGATGGACCTGATTCCGAGCTTCGTGGCGCGCAAGCATGGACGCGAGGAAATCGAGTACCCGCACCCGCTGGTGGCCGACATGCTGTCCGAGACCTACGGCATCATGGTCTACCAGGAACAGGTGATGCAGACCGCGCAGATCCTGGGTGGTTACTCGCTCGGCGGCGCCGACCTGCTGCGCCGCGCCATGGGCAAGAAAAAGGCCGAGGAGATGGCGCAGCACCGCGAGATCTTCCGCAAGGGCGCAGCCGGCAACGGCATTGCCCAGGACAAGGCCGACGAAATCTTCGATCTGATGGAGAAATTCGCGGGCTACGGCTTCAACAAGTCGCACGCAGCCGCCTACTCGCTGCTGGCCTACCACACGGCCTGGCTCAAGGTGCATTACACGGCCGAGTTCTTCTGCGCCAACATGACCGTGGAAATGGACGACACCGACAAGCTCAAGGTGCTGTTCGAGGATGCGCAGAAGATGGGCATGCGCTTCGAGCCGCCGGACGTGAACCGCGGCCATTACCGCTTCGAGCCGGTCTCCGACTCGGTGATCCGCTACGGCCTGGGCGCCGTCAAGGGCACGGGGCAGCAGGCGATCGAGGCCATCGTCAAGGCACGCGAGGAGGACGGCCCCTTCAAGAGCCTGTACGACTTCTGCAACCGCGTGGACCGCGCCCGCATCAACAAACGCACGGTCGAAGCCCTGATCAAGGCCGGCGCCTTCGACAGCCTGAACCTCAACCGCGCCGCGCTGCTGGCCTCCATCGATCGCGCCTTCGATTTCGCGACGGCCACCGCCGCCAACGCCAACCAAGGCGGCCTGTTCGACCTGACGGCCGACGATGGCGCCGACGCGCATGGTTCCAGCACGCAAGAGCCCGAACTGGTGGAGGCTCTGCCCTGGGGCGTCAAGGAACGCCTGAGCCACGAGAAGACCGCCGTGGGCTTCTACTTCTCGGGCCATCTGTTCGACGAAGTCGCGCACGAGGTGCGGCGTTTCGCCAAGCGCGAACTCGCCGAACTGATCGATACGCGCGAGCCTCAGTTGCTGGCCGGCATCGTCAGCGACCTGCGCGTGATCAATGGGCAGCGCGGCCGGCTGGCCCTGTTCAAGCTGGACGACAAGAGCGTGGCGCTGGACGCCCGCGTGGATGAAGCCCTGCTGAACGCCAACAAGAACCTGCTCAAGGACGACGAGCTCGTCGTCGTCATGGCCAAGGTCATGCCCGACCGTTTCTCGGGTGGTCTGCAGCTCAATGTCACCCAGCTCTGGAGCCTGGAAGCGGCGCGCTGCCGCTTCGGCAAGTACCTCAGCGTGGCCGTGAACCTGAGTTCTGGCCGTTACCCCGATGTACGCCGCCTGCTGACCGATCACCCGCCCCAACGGGAAATGACGGAGCAAGGGGAATTGCTGCGAGGCCTGCCCGTGCGCTTCACCCTCAAGGTGGGCAGTGAGGCAATCGGCACCTACCAGTCCGCCTTGAAGATGGAAGACGAAAAGACCCGGTTCTACCCCAGTGACGCGGCGCTCGCGGGCTGGATGGCCGAGGCCGACCAGGGCAAGGCGGTGGTGGTCTACGAGTAG
- the rpoD gene encoding RNA polymerase sigma factor RpoD, producing the protein MPAQNSAQKAKKPAAKTAAQAVVKPSAKTVAKAAAKTAVKASSKAPTVSAAKTPAKSAKAKVDKDAEVTKKPGRPAKTAAAEASAPAKKAAGKPGRKPKAGEASEEEDLTDIEAEFAEEPAAEETGAAEKVKPLRIKVSKAKERALMKEFGLDETVLSEEDLAKRRERLKLLIKLGKTRGYLTHGEISDHLPDKLADAETLEVVVAMLSDMGVTVFEQTPDAETLLINNTAPTAASEEEAEEEAEAAVSTVDSEFGRTTDPVRMYMREMGTVELLTREGEIEIAKRIEGGLMDMMEAISASPTTIAALLAMAEEIREGKVVISTVVDGFVNAEESDDYVAEEDFDEYDEADDDDGKGGSKALTKKLEELKNQALERFDRIRSLFEKVHKAYDKEGYGSPTYVKNQKALSDELMTIRFTAKTIEKLCDLVRGQVADVRHKERELRRIIVDRCGYPHEQFVLEFGGRDKNGNPAKSHLLDLKWVEKQAGAGKAWSGIMSRNVPPIQDIQQKLIDLQARVVVPLEHLKDINKRMNQGEAASRAAKKEMIEANLRLVISIAKKYTNRGLQFLDLIQEGNIGLMKAVDKFEYRRGYKFSTYATWWIRQAITRSIADQARTIRIPVHMIETINKMNRISRQHLQEFGFEPDASLLAQKMEIPEDKIRKIMKIAKEPISMETPIGDDDDSHLGDFIEDTANTAPVEAAMQAGLREVVKEILDGLTPREAKVLRMRFGIEMTSDHTLEEVGKQFDVTRERIRQIEAKALRKLKHPSRSDKLRSFTDNL; encoded by the coding sequence ATGCCCGCTCAAAATTCCGCACAAAAGGCCAAGAAGCCTGCCGCCAAGACCGCTGCCCAAGCTGTCGTGAAGCCATCCGCCAAAACCGTTGCCAAGGCCGCTGCCAAAACTGCCGTCAAAGCCTCCTCGAAAGCACCCACCGTGTCTGCCGCCAAAACCCCCGCCAAATCCGCCAAAGCCAAAGTTGACAAAGACGCCGAAGTGACGAAAAAACCCGGCCGCCCGGCGAAGACTGCCGCTGCCGAAGCCAGTGCCCCGGCCAAGAAGGCCGCCGGCAAGCCCGGTCGCAAGCCCAAGGCGGGCGAAGCCTCCGAGGAAGAAGACCTGACCGACATCGAGGCCGAGTTCGCCGAGGAACCCGCGGCCGAGGAAACCGGCGCGGCCGAGAAGGTCAAGCCCCTGCGCATCAAGGTCAGCAAGGCCAAGGAACGCGCCCTGATGAAGGAGTTCGGCCTGGACGAAACCGTCCTGTCCGAGGAAGACCTGGCCAAGCGCCGCGAGCGCCTCAAGCTGCTGATCAAGCTCGGCAAGACACGCGGCTACCTGACCCACGGCGAAATCTCCGACCACTTGCCCGACAAGCTGGCCGATGCCGAGACGCTGGAAGTCGTGGTCGCCATGCTGAGCGACATGGGCGTGACCGTCTTCGAGCAGACCCCGGACGCGGAAACCCTGCTCATCAACAACACGGCCCCCACGGCCGCCTCCGAGGAGGAAGCCGAGGAAGAAGCCGAAGCCGCCGTCTCCACCGTGGACAGCGAATTCGGCCGCACCACCGACCCGGTGCGCATGTACATGCGCGAAATGGGCACGGTGGAACTGCTGACACGCGAAGGCGAAATCGAAATCGCCAAGCGCATCGAAGGCGGCCTGATGGACATGATGGAGGCCATCTCCGCCTCGCCCACCACCATCGCCGCACTGCTGGCCATGGCCGAGGAAATCCGCGAAGGCAAGGTCGTGATCTCCACCGTGGTGGACGGCTTCGTCAACGCCGAGGAGAGCGACGACTACGTGGCCGAGGAAGACTTTGACGAGTACGACGAAGCCGACGACGACGATGGCAAGGGCGGCAGCAAGGCCTTGACCAAGAAACTTGAGGAGTTGAAGAATCAGGCGCTGGAACGCTTTGACCGCATCCGTTCGCTCTTCGAGAAGGTGCACAAGGCCTACGACAAGGAGGGCTACGGCTCGCCCACCTACGTCAAGAACCAGAAGGCCCTGTCCGATGAGTTGATGACCATCCGTTTCACGGCCAAGACCATCGAGAAGCTGTGTGACCTGGTTCGCGGCCAGGTGGCCGACGTGCGCCACAAGGAACGCGAACTGCGTCGCATCATCGTGGACCGCTGCGGCTACCCGCATGAACAATTCGTGCTCGAATTCGGCGGCCGCGACAAGAACGGCAACCCGGCGAAATCTCACCTGCTCGACCTGAAGTGGGTGGAAAAGCAGGCCGGCGCGGGCAAGGCATGGAGCGGCATCATGAGCCGCAACGTCCCGCCCATTCAGGACATCCAGCAAAAGCTGATCGACCTGCAAGCCCGCGTGGTGGTACCGCTGGAGCACCTGAAGGACATCAACAAGCGCATGAACCAGGGCGAAGCCGCCTCGCGCGCGGCCAAGAAGGAGATGATCGAGGCCAACCTGCGCCTGGTGATCTCCATCGCCAAGAAGTACACCAACCGCGGCCTGCAGTTCCTGGACCTGATCCAGGAAGGCAACATCGGCCTGATGAAGGCCGTGGACAAGTTCGAGTACCGTCGCGGCTACAAGTTCTCGACCTACGCGACGTGGTGGATCCGCCAGGCCATCACGCGCTCCATCGCTGATCAGGCTCGCACCATCCGCATCCCGGTGCACATGATCGAGACCATCAACAAGATGAACCGCATCAGCCGCCAGCACTTGCAGGAGTTCGGCTTCGAGCCGGACGCCAGCCTGCTGGCGCAGAAGATGGAGATCCCCGAGGACAAGATCCGCAAGATCATGAAGATCGCCAAGGAGCCGATCTCGATGGAAACCCCCATTGGCGATGATGACGACAGCCATTTGGGCGACTTCATCGAGGACACGGCCAACACCGCCCCGGTGGAAGCGGCCATGCAGGCCGGCCTGCGCGAGGTGGTCAAGGAAATCCTCGATGGCCTCACCCCACGCGAAGCCAAGGTGCTGCGCATGCGCTTCGGCATCGAGATGACCAGCGACCACACGCTGGAAGAAGTGGGCAAGCAGTTCGACGTGACCCGCGAACGTATCCGCCAGATCGAAGCCAAGGCCCTGCGCAAGCTCAAGCACCCCAGCCGCTCGGACAAGCTGCGCAGCTTCACGGACAATCTGTGA